In Acidobacteriota bacterium, the genomic window TATCTGGGTCCGGACGAACAGTCGGCGGGGCGCCGTTACGAGGAGATTCGGCAGCGTCTGATCCGGCTCTTCCAGTGGCGCGGCTCGCTCGATCCGGAAGAGCTGGCGGACGAGACCATCAACCGCGTCGCCCTCAAGCTCGCCTCCGGCGTCGAGATTCGCTCCGAGGATCCCTTCCGCTACTTCTGCGGCGTCGCCCACTTGGTGTTCAAGGAGATTCTGCGCCGCCAGAAGCGCGAGCGCACCATGATGGAAGAGGTGCGCCAGACCCCGGAGGCCGTGCCCGAAGACTCGGAAGACCCGCGCATGGACTGGCTGCGTCAATGCCTCGACCAGATGACACCCGAGAACCGCCGCCTGATGATCGAGTACAACCAGGGCGAGAAGGGCCAACGCATCCGGCACCGCAAGCGTCTCGCCGGCGAGCTGGGGATTCAGATCAACGCCCTGCGAATCCGAATTCACCGCTTGCGGAGCCGCCTCGAGAGCTGCGTCAAAGAAAGAGCCGCCGCTTCGTGAAACGTATTTCAACAATTCGACACCTCTCCATAGAAGCCCACGGAGGGCGGACCCGGAGAAGCGACGGATGAACGAACAGAACCAACTAGAACGCTACCTATTGGGCGGTCTCTCGGAAGCCGAGAGGGACACCCTCGAAAACCGCCTACTGGCCGATGGCGAGCTCGTCGAGGCGATGGCCATCGCCGAAGAAGAGCTGCTCGACGCCTACGCCGCCGACGAGCTCACGGCGGAGCGCCGGCAGGCCGTCGAGGCCCACTTGCTGACCACCCCGGAGCAGCGCCAGCGGCTGGCCTTCGCCAGCGCCTTGCAGGCGGTTGCCAACGCCGAGTCCGGCGGACGGGTGATCGGCGGGGCGCAGCGCTTCCGGCGCTGGGCGGCACCGCTGTTGGCCGCAGCGGCGGCTCTCATGCTGGTCGTCGGTGGCGTTCTGTGGCAGGACAATCGTCAGCTCGGTGAGCGCATCGCCGGCCTCGAAGCCGAACGCCAAGAGCTGATCGCGACGCAGCAGTCCCTCGAGGCCCAGCGGCGCGCCGACAGCGAGCGTTCCGGTGACCACGAGACGGCACGCAAGCAGCTCGAGGAGGATCTGAGCAACGCCAATCAGCGCCTCGAGGAGCTGACCTCGGAGCTCGAGCTCGCCAAGCGCCGCTCGCCGCGACCGCCACGCCGCGCCAGCTTCGTGCTGGCAGCAGCACTGCGCTCCGCCACCGGACCCCGCGACCTGGCCGTTCCGGCGGCCACCGAGGTCGTCGACCTGACTCTCGAAATCGGCTCCGAGGAGTCCTACTCCGCCTATGTCGCCCTGCTCTACGGCCCCGACGGGCGTGAGCTGTGGAGCCGAGCCGACCTCAGCGGCAAATCCGGCGAGGCAGGAACCGCGGTCACTCTCGAGGTGCCCGCCTCGGCCTTCGGGAACGGTCTCCACGAAGTCTTGCTCCACGGCCGCCAGGGCGCTGCAGAACCGGAGCTGCTGGGCTCCTACGAATTCTCCGTCAGCGGCCCCTGAGCCGACGGACGAGAGGCGCGGCCAAAGCCCCGCGGCGAAGCCCGCCGTCGCTCGCCTTGGCCCGCCCCACGGGCAGGGTTAGAATCCTGCCAGTACTTCGGAAGTCTTTTCTTCGCCATGGGGCGGATTCTCTTGGGGGGAGATGAAGCGCACCGCTCGGATCCTCGTCTGGTTGGCGACCGCGATGCTTCTCTCCTCGGCGCTGCTTGCCGAGGCCATCGGTACGGCCGTCATCGAACAGCCACTCGCAGGTGGCCAAGAGCATCGCTACGCGCTGACCTCGGAAGCGGACCGCTACCTCCACCTGCGAGTGGAGCAGATCGGCATCGACCTGGTGGTCGATCTGGTCGACGCCGCCGGTGAGCCCCTCGCCCATGCCGACAGCCCCCACGGCAATCGCGGCCCCGAGCATCTCCATGCGCTGATCCCCGAGGCCGGCCCCTACGAGGTGGTGATCAAGGCTCCCTACGAGGACGAGCCTGCGGGGCGCTACCGCCTCGAGCTGATCGAGCACCGACCGCCCCGGCCTGCGGACCACACGCGAGTGCTGGGCGAACGCCTGCAGGGCGAAGCCCTCGCTTCCTGGGCGAGCGGCGGCGAAGCCCGGCGCCGTGCCATCGCGCTGTTTCACGAAGCACTCCCTCACTGGCAGACCCTAGAAGACGTCGCACGGCAGGCGGAAACCCTGACCTTCATCGGCAACGTTCACCGCTCCCTCGGCGAAGCGGCCGAAGAAGCTCCCTTCTACCGCCGCGCCCTGCCCCTCTGGCGCAGCCTCGGCAATCGTCAACAGGAAGCCCAGGTGCTCAACAGCCTGGGAGCCGCCAACCGCCGCCTCGGCAACAGCCAGGAAGCCCTCGAATCCTCGGGGCGCGCCGCCGAGCTGTTCCGCGCCCTCGGCGACCAGCGCAACGAAGCCGCCGCCCTCAACAGCTTGGCCGGCATCCACATCGAGCTCGGCGATCTCGCCCAGGCTCGGCGCCTGTTCGAAGACTCCTTGAAGCTGCGCCGCCAGGTCGGTGATCGACGCGGCGAAGGTCGCACCCTCAACAATCTCGGCCGGGTCCTGCAGCGCCAGGGCGAAGCCCAGGCCGCCGTCGCCGCTTTTGAACAGGCTCTCGAGCTCTCCCGCCAGACCGAGGATCGACTGGCCGAAGCCGGCGCCCTCAACAACCTGGTGGCGATCTCGAGCTCCCTCGGCCGCCTGCGCCGCTCCCTGGACCTCTACGGCCAGGTCTTGGAGCTCGCCCGCGAGCTCGACAACCGCCGTGCCGAAGCCTACGCCCTCAACAACATGGGCACCCTGCACAAGAGCCTCGGGGAGAGCGCCGAGGCGATCATCTACTACCGCGACGCCCTCGACCTCGCCCAGAAGCTCGGCGATCGCCGTATCGAAGCCAAGGCGGTCGCCAACATCGGCTGGGCCTACCTCGCCGACGACCAGGCCGAAGTCGCCCTCGGCTATCTCGAACGCGGCCTGGCCCTGGCGCAAGAGCTCGGCGAACCGCGCCGGCGGGCCTTCGCCCTGATCAACCTGAGCATGGCCCACTCGGAGCTCGGACAATCGGACCAGGCGCTGCAGCTCGCCCGGGAGACGGTGGCGCTGACCGCCGAGATGGATGACCGCATCGTCAAAGCCGAGGCCCAACGTCGACTCGGCGAGGCGCTGCGCGATGGCGGTCAGCTCGCCGAGTCGCTACCCGCCTTCCACCGTGCCCTCGAAACCTGGAGCGCGCTCGAGTTCCACAGCAGCCGCGCCGGAGCGCTCTTCGAGCTGTCCCTGGCGGAGCGCCGCCTCGGTCAGCTCGAGGATGCCCGCCGTCATCTGGTGGCGGCCCTCGAGACCATCGACGACCTGCGCACGCAGGTGGCGGTGCACGACCTGCGCGCCTCCTTCCTGGCGGCCAAGGGGGACTATGCCGAGACCTACATCGACCTGCTGATGGAGCTTCATCAGGCCGAACCGCGGGCCGGCCATCAGCTCACCGCCCTCGAAGCCAGCGAGCGTGGCCGAGCGCGCACCCTCCTCGATGCCCTCACCGAGGTCCATGGCCGCATCCGACAGGGCGTCGAGCCCGCGCTGCTCGAACGGGAGGCGGCGCTGCGCGCGGCCCTCAACGAACGCGAGCGACAGCGGGTGGCGCGCCTCGGTGAAGGCGCCGACGAGACCGTCGTCGCGAACCTCCTGCAACAGATTCAGGATCTGCGCAGTGAGCACCGGGCGGTCGAAGAACGGATCCGCAGCACCAGCCCTCGCTACGCCGCCTTGACTCGCCCGGCACCGCTCGGCGTCGGCGCCCTGCAGGACCTGCTCGATTCGAACACCACCCTGCTGCACTACAGCCTGGGTGAAAAGCGCAGCTTCCTCTGGGTGCTGACGGACGACAGCGTCGAAAGCCACCGGCTGCCACCGCGGGCCAAGATCGAGCAGGCGGCGCGCCGCCTCTACGAGCTGTTGACGGCCGCCAACGTCTCGCGCCAGGGCGAGACTGCCCAGCAACGGCAGGAGCGCCTGGCAGCAGCCGAAGATGATTTCGAAACCGTCGCCGGCAGCTTGTCGGCGGACCTCCTGGGACCGGCCGCCAACCGCCTCACCGGGGGGCGAGTGGTGATCGTCGCGCCGGGGGCGCTGCAGTACATCCCCTTCGCCGCCTTGCCGGCCCCGGGCGGCAACGGTCGTCCGATGGTCGCCGATCACATCCTGGCGAATCTGCCTTCGGCTTCGGTTCTCGCCATTCTGCGCAGCGAGGCAGCGCGACGACAGGCACCGGGCGGCGAGCTCGCCATCGTCGCCGATCCGGTGTTCCGGCGGGAGGATCGCCGGGTGCGCCAGGCCAAGCTGGCGGCCGCCGAAGCCTTGCGCTCGACGCCGGACGATAGTCTCGATTTCCGCCGCCTCTATTTTTCGCGCCAGGAAGCCCGCACCATCGCCGCCATGGTGCCGCCGGAATCGCGCCTCGAAGCGCTCGACTTCGCGGCCCGCCGGGAGCTCGCCGTCGACGGTGCGCTGAGCGACTACCGGCTGGTGCACTTTGCCACCCATGGCGTCCTCAACACCGACTACCCGGCCCTCTCAGGACTGGTGCTGTCACTGTTCGACGACCAGGGCGAAGAGCGCGAGGGATTCTTGCGGCTGCACGACATCTACAACCTCGAGCTCAACGCCGATCTGGTGACCCTCTCCGCCTGCGAGACCGCCCTCGGCCGTCAGATCCAGGGCGAGGGGCTGATCGGCCTGACCCGCGGCTTCATGTATGCCGGCGCACCACGAGTGGTCGCCAGCCTGTGGAAGGTCCAGGATCGCGCCACCGCCAAGCTGATGGAGCGCTTCTACGCCGGCATGCTGCAGAAGAACCTCCCTCCGGCGGAAGCCCTGCGCGCCGCCCAGGTCTCTCTGTGGAGCTCCGAGAAGTGGTCCTCGCCCTACTACTGGGCCCCGTTCGTTTTTCACGGCGAGTGGCGATGACGCCCGTCGTTTCGAGGCCCTCGCGGGCCTATCCCTCCATGCAATCGAGGAGATCACGATGAGAGTAGACAACGGTACGACCGACCCGGTGGACTTCGAACAGACTGGTGGCGGCGGTGATCCCCAGGACCCCGCCGACAGCAAGCAGAGCAAGTCCGGCCATCTCAATCCTTCCGGTCAGTCGGGGGATGACGAGAGCTTCACCCCGGCCGGCAAACCGAACTACACGGTGAGCTTCGAGAACTCCAACAACAAGAGCCAGACGGCCACGTCGGCGCCGTTCTCGAACGCCAGTGCCACCGTGACCTTGAACAGCGACTGGACCGTTTCGGTCAGCTAGGGCAATGCGAGTCGACAACGGCACGACCGACCCGGTCGACTTCGAGCAGACCGGCGGGGGAGGAGACCCCGACGACGAGCTCGAGAACTGTCAGGTGACCGGCAACCTCAAACCAGGCGGCAGCGCCACCTTCGTCCCCGGCTGTCGCCCCCCGTGGACGGTGGTCTTTCGGGACAACAGCAAGCACGCCAAATCGCGCCCTCTACAAGCCAACGAGGCCAACGCCAAGGTGGTCTTGTGCGCCACGGCCGGCAAATGGAAGGTCAAGATCAACGCCGACTGCGACTGATCGCCAGGGTCGGCGGAGCTTTTTTCCGTCGGCCCTGAAATACTTTGCCGCGCCACGACACTCTCGACTGAAAGGTCGAGATCGTGTCCCTCTTAGCCCATCCCTCTGCAACGCTCCCCAAGACGGAAGCGTTTCCGGTGCCCTGGCGCCGGCCGACGGCGCCGCTCGTCCGGGACCAAGAACCCGCGCCCCTGCGCTACCGCGGTCTCGAGCTGATCGGCGAAGGCGGCATGGGCAAGGTCTATCGAGCCTGGGACCCGGTTCTGCGGCGCACCGTCGCCCTCAAGCGCCTCTTCGGCGCCGGCTGCGATTGTCGCGAAGAAGCCCGCCTGCAGTCGCGGGTGGGCAGCCCTTGGGCGCCGACCGTCTTCGAGGTCGCCACCGACAGCCAGCCGCCGTTTTTCGCCATGGAGCTGATCGATGGTCCGACCCTGCGCCAGGCACGCCCACGGCTCGAGCTGGCCACCAAGGTGAGCCTGGGCCGCGAGCTCTGCCGGGCCGTTGACGCCTGCCACCGCAGCGGTGTCCTGCATTGCGATCTCAATCCCAGCAACGTCGTGATCCGCCCCTGCGGGACGCCTTGCCTGATCGACTTCGGCGTCGCCATCGACCGCGCCGCCCGCCGCCCCCATCACGTCGCGGGCACGGCCCCCTTCATGGCCCCAGAGCAAGCCCGCGGCGACTTCCTGGCGATCGACGAGCGCACCGACGTCTACGGCCTCGGCGCGACCCTCTACCAGCTTTTCTCCGGCCGCCAACCGTTCCGCGGCGAAACCGCCGAGGCGATTCGCGACCGCGCCGTCCATCAGCCCCCACCGCCCCTCGCCAGCTTCGCCCCGGAGCTGCCCAAGAGCCTCTGCCAGATCGTCGAGCGTTGCCTGGCGAAAGCTCCCGAAGAGCGTTTCCAGAGTGCCGCTCAGATCGCCGGCGCCCTGGACGACGCCTCGATCGCGGCCTGAGAGCCGGGCTTTCACCGCCGGCGAGGCCCGGACCTCGCCTCCTCTTTCCCCAGCGCCACCAGCGCTCTCCCGGCGCGCCCAAGGCCGGTGAGCCGGGTGCAGATGTGGCCAAAGGGCTCTGCTATGATTTCCAATGTATGGATTCCCGTCATTTGATGGATTCATCTCTTCTTGCCATGACATCTGAGCCTATTTCCGGCCCTAGCAGCCACCACGACGAGATCGAGGCCCTGCATCGCGTCATCGACGGCAAGCTGCTGCGCATCGCATTTCAGCCGATCGTCGATATCCGGACTCGCAAGGTCTACGCCTACGAGGCGCTGGCGCGCTCGCCCTTCCCGATTTTTCAGGGGCCGCAGCATCTCTACGAGGTCGCCGTGCGGGCCGGTCGGGTCGGCGAGCTCGGTCGGCTGCACCGCATTCAGGCGACCAAGACCTGCACCGGCTGGCCGCTGTTCCTCAACGTCAATCCCAACGAGTTCGACGAGGGCTGGCTGGTGCGACCGGACGACCCCCTGTTCTGGCATCGTCACCAGGTCTTCCTCGAAATCACCGAGTCTGCGCCGCTGATCTATTTCGAGCAGTGCTACGGGGTGATTTCCGAGATCCGCAAGAAGCGGGTCAACCTGGCGGTCGACGACTTCGGTGCCGGCTACTCGAACCTGCGCTACATCTCGGATCTGTCGCCGGACATCGTCAAGCTCGATCGCCAGCTAGTGGCCGGTCTGCGGGAAGGGTCCCGCCTCTTCCGGCTGGTGCGCTCGATCGTCCGCCTGTGCAAGGAGATGGGAGCCCAGGTGGTCGCCGAAGGGATCGAGACGGTGGAAGAGCTCGCCGCCGTCGAGTCGGCACGGGTCGACTTCGTGCAGGGCTTCCTGCTCGCCCGCCCGGGCCTGCCGCTGCCCGAAGCCACCTGGCCCGCCTCCCTCTAGCGGACGGCATCCCCTAGCTGGTCAGGCCGCCCTCGGTCATGGCGTAGGCGTCGAGAGCCTTTTCGAGCTCGTCGTCCGGCAGCAAGCCCTTTTCCTGCACCAACTCGCGCACGGTGCGTCCGGTCTTCCAGGACTCCTTGGCGATCTCGGCGGCGGCGTCGTAGCCGATGCGCGGCGCCAAGGAAGTGACCATGGCGAGGGATTTCTCGACCAGCTCGGCGGCGCGCTCGCGGCGAGCCTCGATGCCGTCGACGCAACGCTCCGCCAGCAGACGCGAGGCGTTGGCGGTGATCTCGATCGACTGCAGCAGGTTGTAGGCGATCACCGGCATCATGACGTTGAGCTCGAAGACACCGCTCATACCGGCCACGCCGACAGTGGCGTCGTTGCCGATCACCTGGGCCGCCACCATCAACACCGACTCCGGAATCACCGGATTGACCTTGCCCGGCATGATCGAGCTGCCCGGCTGCAGGCTCGGGATCTCGATCTCACCGATGCCACAGCGCGGCCCCGACGCCAGCCAGCGGATGTCGTTGGCGATCTTGGTCAGGGAAACGGCGAGGGTGCGCAGAACTCCCGACATCTCGACCGCGGCATCCTTGGCGGCGAGGGCCTCGAAGCGATTCGGAGCGGGGACGAAGGGATGGCCGGTGCCTTCTGCGATGGCGCCGATGACGGTGTCGGCGAAACCCTCCGGGGCATTCAGCCCGGTGCCGACGGCGGTGCCTCCCAAGGCGAGCTCGGCGAGGCGCGGCTTGGCCGACGCCACCCGCGCCAGGCCGTAGCGGATCTGCTGCGCGAAGCTGCCGAACTCCTGACCGAGGCGCACCGGCACCGCATCCTGCAGATGGGTACGGCCGATCTTGACCACGTCGTCGAGCTGGGCAGCCTTGCGCTCCAGCGACGAAGCGAGGGCCTCGAGGGCCGGCTCGAGATCCTCCACCACCGCACCGTAGGCGGCGATGTGAATCGCCGTCGGGATGGTGTCGTTGCTCGACTGGCCGGCATTGACGTGATCGTTGGGGTGGACCGGGCTCTTGCTCCCCAAGATACCGCCGAGAATCTCGATGGCGCGATTCGAGATCACCTCGTTGGTGTTCATGTTGGTCGAGGTGCCGGAACCGGTCTGGAAGATGTCGAGGGGGAAATCGCCATCGAGCTTGCCGGCGATCACTTCGTCCGCCGCCTCGACCACCGCCGCCGAGAGCTCCGCCGGCAAGATCTCGAGATCGGCGTTGGCGCGCGCCGCCTCGCGCTTGATCCACCCCATCGCCGCGATGAACCGGCGCGGGAACCGCAGGCCGCTGACCGGGAAGTTCTGCCGCGCCCGCTCGGTCTGGGCGCCGTAGTAACCCCGGGCCGGAACTTCGACTTCACCCAGGCTGTCTTTTTCGATTCGGGTCTCGCTCATCGCCATCTCTCCTCCGGCTCCACCATGGGCCGATTCACCCTCAAATCCTCTCATAGACCCGCGCCGTTGGCAGCGCCGAAATCCAGCTTCGGGAGGCCCGGAGGAGAGCGCCTTCGCCGCTCTCGACGGGACGATCTCGCCACCGTCCGGCGAGCCGCGATGCAATCCCGGGCGGGCAGCCGCGGGGACCTCGAGATGGCGGTGATAGGGTCTCGGCCTCTGCAGATTTCCATGAGGGCCCGGCCATGAAGATCACCGATTATTTCTCCCCCCGCCTGTTTGCCGACAAGACCGTTTTCGTCACCGGTGGTGGCAGCGGCATCAACCTCGGGATCGCCCGCAACTTCGCCGCCGTGGGCGCCAAGCTCGCCATCTGCGGCCGCACCGAGAGCCGTCTCGACGCCGCCCGGCGCGATCTCGAAGGGCTCGGTGCCGAAGTCTTCACGGCGGTCGCCGACGTCCGCGACTACGATGCCTTGGCGAGCGCCTTCGAGCAGACCGAGCAAGCCCTGGGGCCGATCCACACCTTGGTCTGTGGCGCCGCCGGCAACTTCCTGGCGCCGGCCGAGGAGCTCACCGCCAACGGCTTCAAGGTGGTGATCGACATCGATCTGCTGGGCAGCTTCAACGCCAGCCGGGCGGCCTTCGAGCAGCTCAAGAAGAGCGCCGGCAACATCCTGTTCATCTCTGCCGGACAGGCCTTCGTGCCCTACTGGGCGCAGACCCACGCCGGTGCCGCCAAGGCGGGAATCGACAACCTGATGCAGAACCTCGCCCTCGAATGGGGGCGCTTCGGAATCCGCTCCAACAGCATCGCCCCGGGCCCCATCGAGGGCACCGAGGGCATGCGCAAGCTGGCCCCGACGGACGCCGGCTTCCACCAGCGCTTCAAGGCCGCCGTCCCGCTGCAGCGCTACGGCACCGTCGACGACATCGGACAGCTCGCCGTCTTCCTGGCCTCGCCTCTGGCCGACTACATCACCGGCACGCGGGTAGTCGCCGACGGCGGTCAGAATCTCCCCGGATCGGGCATCTTCACGGCCATGGCGCTCGAAGCGCTCAGGTCCCAGGGGGGCTAAAGGCGCCCCCCTCGAGCGAACGCACATGTCGTTCGCTCTCACCCCCATCCTCGGCGGCTATGCCGCCGCCTCGCGACTTCGCGCTCGGGAGCCGTCTGCTCATCTAGCAGGCGGCCTGCTCGCTGCGGTTGGATGACCGAGGGCTGAACAGTCCCC contains:
- a CDS encoding zf-HC2 domain-containing protein, producing the protein MNEQNQLERYLLGGLSEAERDTLENRLLADGELVEAMAIAEEELLDAYAADELTAERRQAVEAHLLTTPEQRQRLAFASALQAVANAESGGRVIGGAQRFRRWAAPLLAAAAALMLVVGGVLWQDNRQLGERIAGLEAERQELIATQQSLEAQRRADSERSGDHETARKQLEEDLSNANQRLEELTSELELAKRRSPRPPRRASFVLAAALRSATGPRDLAVPAATEVVDLTLEIGSEESYSAYVALLYGPDGRELWSRADLSGKSGEAGTAVTLEVPASAFGNGLHEVLLHGRQGAAEPELLGSYEFSVSGP
- a CDS encoding CHAT domain-containing tetratricopeptide repeat protein, yielding MKRTARILVWLATAMLLSSALLAEAIGTAVIEQPLAGGQEHRYALTSEADRYLHLRVEQIGIDLVVDLVDAAGEPLAHADSPHGNRGPEHLHALIPEAGPYEVVIKAPYEDEPAGRYRLELIEHRPPRPADHTRVLGERLQGEALASWASGGEARRRAIALFHEALPHWQTLEDVARQAETLTFIGNVHRSLGEAAEEAPFYRRALPLWRSLGNRQQEAQVLNSLGAANRRLGNSQEALESSGRAAELFRALGDQRNEAAALNSLAGIHIELGDLAQARRLFEDSLKLRRQVGDRRGEGRTLNNLGRVLQRQGEAQAAVAAFEQALELSRQTEDRLAEAGALNNLVAISSSLGRLRRSLDLYGQVLELARELDNRRAEAYALNNMGTLHKSLGESAEAIIYYRDALDLAQKLGDRRIEAKAVANIGWAYLADDQAEVALGYLERGLALAQELGEPRRRAFALINLSMAHSELGQSDQALQLARETVALTAEMDDRIVKAEAQRRLGEALRDGGQLAESLPAFHRALETWSALEFHSSRAGALFELSLAERRLGQLEDARRHLVAALETIDDLRTQVAVHDLRASFLAAKGDYAETYIDLLMELHQAEPRAGHQLTALEASERGRARTLLDALTEVHGRIRQGVEPALLEREAALRAALNERERQRVARLGEGADETVVANLLQQIQDLRSEHRAVEERIRSTSPRYAALTRPAPLGVGALQDLLDSNTTLLHYSLGEKRSFLWVLTDDSVESHRLPPRAKIEQAARRLYELLTAANVSRQGETAQQRQERLAAAEDDFETVAGSLSADLLGPAANRLTGGRVVIVAPGALQYIPFAALPAPGGNGRPMVADHILANLPSASVLAILRSEAARRQAPGGELAIVADPVFRREDRRVRQAKLAAAEALRSTPDDSLDFRRLYFSRQEARTIAAMVPPESRLEALDFAARRELAVDGALSDYRLVHFATHGVLNTDYPALSGLVLSLFDDQGEEREGFLRLHDIYNLELNADLVTLSACETALGRQIQGEGLIGLTRGFMYAGAPRVVASLWKVQDRATAKLMERFYAGMLQKNLPPAEALRAAQVSLWSSEKWSSPYYWAPFVFHGEWR
- a CDS encoding serine/threonine-protein kinase, whose product is MSLLAHPSATLPKTEAFPVPWRRPTAPLVRDQEPAPLRYRGLELIGEGGMGKVYRAWDPVLRRTVALKRLFGAGCDCREEARLQSRVGSPWAPTVFEVATDSQPPFFAMELIDGPTLRQARPRLELATKVSLGRELCRAVDACHRSGVLHCDLNPSNVVIRPCGTPCLIDFGVAIDRAARRPHHVAGTAPFMAPEQARGDFLAIDERTDVYGLGATLYQLFSGRQPFRGETAEAIRDRAVHQPPPPLASFAPELPKSLCQIVERCLAKAPEERFQSAAQIAGALDDASIAA
- a CDS encoding EAL domain-containing protein yields the protein MTSEPISGPSSHHDEIEALHRVIDGKLLRIAFQPIVDIRTRKVYAYEALARSPFPIFQGPQHLYEVAVRAGRVGELGRLHRIQATKTCTGWPLFLNVNPNEFDEGWLVRPDDPLFWHRHQVFLEITESAPLIYFEQCYGVISEIRKKRVNLAVDDFGAGYSNLRYISDLSPDIVKLDRQLVAGLREGSRLFRLVRSIVRLCKEMGAQVVAEGIETVEELAAVESARVDFVQGFLLARPGLPLPEATWPASL
- a CDS encoding class II fumarate hydratase — encoded protein: MSETRIEKDSLGEVEVPARGYYGAQTERARQNFPVSGLRFPRRFIAAMGWIKREAARANADLEILPAELSAAVVEAADEVIAGKLDGDFPLDIFQTGSGTSTNMNTNEVISNRAIEILGGILGSKSPVHPNDHVNAGQSSNDTIPTAIHIAAYGAVVEDLEPALEALASSLERKAAQLDDVVKIGRTHLQDAVPVRLGQEFGSFAQQIRYGLARVASAKPRLAELALGGTAVGTGLNAPEGFADTVIGAIAEGTGHPFVPAPNRFEALAAKDAAVEMSGVLRTLAVSLTKIANDIRWLASGPRCGIGEIEIPSLQPGSSIMPGKVNPVIPESVLMVAAQVIGNDATVGVAGMSGVFELNVMMPVIAYNLLQSIEITANASRLLAERCVDGIEARRERAAELVEKSLAMVTSLAPRIGYDAAAEIAKESWKTGRTVRELVQEKGLLPDDELEKALDAYAMTEGGLTS
- a CDS encoding SDR family oxidoreductase, whose amino-acid sequence is MKITDYFSPRLFADKTVFVTGGGSGINLGIARNFAAVGAKLAICGRTESRLDAARRDLEGLGAEVFTAVADVRDYDALASAFEQTEQALGPIHTLVCGAAGNFLAPAEELTANGFKVVIDIDLLGSFNASRAAFEQLKKSAGNILFISAGQAFVPYWAQTHAGAAKAGIDNLMQNLALEWGRFGIRSNSIAPGPIEGTEGMRKLAPTDAGFHQRFKAAVPLQRYGTVDDIGQLAVFLASPLADYITGTRVVADGGQNLPGSGIFTAMALEALRSQGG